The stretch of DNA GCCGAGGTTGACGTCCTTGATCTCGACGAGCGTGACCTTCACGCCCCACGGCTCGGTGAGCTCGTCGACGATCTGCTGGATCTGGGAGTTCAGCCGCTCCCGCTCGGCGAGCAGCTCGTCGAGCTCCGCGGTGCCGCACACGCTGCGCAGGGTCGTCTGGCACACCTGCGACGTGCCGAACATGTAGTTCTGGATCGCCACGACGGCCTTGACCGGCTCGACGACGTTGAAGTACGCCACCGCGTCGACGCGAACGGTCACGTTGTCACGGGTGATCACCTCCTGCGAGGGCACGTTGACGGTGACCGTCTGCAGGTTGACCTTCACCATCTTGTCGATGATCGGAACGATGAAGAACAAGCCCGGGCCTTTTGCGCCCTGGAGGACCTTTCCGAGACGGAAGATCACCCCCCGCTCGTACTCCTGGACGATCTTGATCGCCGCGACGGCGACCGCGAGGAGCAGCGCCGCGAGCACGGCGACGAAGAGCACTATTCCGTCCAGTTCCACAGCAACCTCCCGATCGGCGACGGGGTAGGGCTGCAGCCTACCTATCGGGCTGCCTCCTGGGGGGAGTCCACGAGCTCCACGTCGAGGGTGAGCCGGTCGTTCAGTCCGATGACCCGCACGGGGGTCCCCGTCTTTACCCTGCCGGCGGCCTCGGGGGCCCGTGCCCGCCACAGGGCACCGTCGACGAAGACATGGCCCTCGGGGTTGAGCATCGAGCGCACGACGCCCGACTTGCCGACCACCCGGTCCGCCCCCGCCATCGCCTGGCTGCTCTGTGCGCGCAGCACCATCGTCATCACCGGGACGAAGAAGACGACGGCGCTGGCGACGCCGAGCAGTGCCAGCCACCCCGGAAGGGTGACGAGATCGGGCCCGGCGAACAGGTTCCATGACCCGACGCCGAGCGCCACCGCACCCGCCGCCGTGAGGATCCCGAGACTGCCGATGGCGAGGTCGGCGGCGAGCAGGACGAGCCCGGCGACCACCAGGGCGAACGCCCACCACGCCACCGGCAGGGCCACGACCCCGTAGAGACCGAACCCGGCGAGCGCCATGCCCGACACGCCGGCGACGCCGAACCCGGGCTGGAAGATCTCGAAGGCGAGGGCCAGGGCGCCGCCGAGCAGCAGCACGTAAGCGAGCGACGGGTCGGCGAGGCCGTGGAGGACCCGACGGCCGAGGCCGAGGTTCGTGAACCGCACCGTCGCGGCCTGCGGGTCGATGTCGAGGTTCCTCGGGGCGCCCCGCACCGTCACGGTCAGCCCGTCGAGCTCGCTCAGCACGTCCTCGAGGCGTGGGGCCACGATCGCCGCCGCCCCCTCGTCGAGTGCCACCGACTCGGTCACGACCCGTGCCCCCGGCGGCGCCCGGAGGTCGACGTCGAGGCCCTCTGCGGTCACCGTGAGGGCCTCCCCGGACGGGGCCCCGTCGTGCAGGTCGGCGGGCTCGGAAGGTCCGATCGTCGAACCGGGTGCGAGCGCGAGCACGTGCGCCGCTTCGGCGACGACCGCTGCGGCGCCCGCCGCCACAGCCCCGGGCGGGCCCACCCAGACGACGACCGGCACCGCCGAGCCCGCGATGCGGTCCGCGAGCTCGCCGCCGGAGACGCGCAGCCCGCCGGGGCTGTCGAGGGTGATGACGACGGCGTCGACCCCCGAGGCCTCGGCCCGGGTGATGACGTCGGTGAGGAAGGCGGCCACCGGGCGATCGAGGGGCCCCTCGACCTCGGCGATCTCCACGGTGGAGCGCGGGTCCTGGGCGCCGGCCGCAGCCGACAGCAGGCCGAGCAGGAGGCCGGCGAGGAGCAGCACGACACCAGCGGCACGCAGCGGCAACCGCCGGGCAAGGGCGCGGGGGACCATGGGGGGATTGTACGGGCGGGCTGGCGTGACCGCGTGCGCGTCCCGGCCGTCGGGTACAGGATGGCCCTCGCGTCGAACTTCGCCCTGACGGAGTTTGCCCGAACGAGGAGACCGGAGCGACCGTGGAGGTGTCCAACCTGCTCGACCCGCGCGTGCTCATCGTCACGGGCAAGGGCGGGGTCGGCAAGTCGTCGGTGGCGGCGGTGCTCGCCCTCGCGGGGTCCCGCACCGGCCGGCGCACATGCCTCGTCGAGGTCGAGGGGCGCCAGACGATGTCGCGGCTGTTCAGCACCCAGCCGTGGGACTTCCAGGAGCGCGAGTTCCGGCCGGGCCTCTTCGGCATGTCGATCGACCCGGAGGCGTCGCTGCTCGAGTACCTCGAGATGTTCTACGGGGCCCGACGGCTGTCGAAGCTCGTGGTGGGCTCCACGGCGGTGGAGTTCGCCACCACCGCCGCGCCCGGCATCAAGGACGTCCTGCTCATCGGCAAGGTGAAGGAGATGGAGCGCCGCCGCGACGACGACGGGCGCTTCCACTACGACCTCATCGTCGTCGACGCCCCGCCGACGGGGCGGATCGTCAACTTCCTCCGCGCCCCCGACGCCACGACCGAGCTCGTGCACGTCGGGCCGATCCGCAACCAGGCGCAGTCGGTGGTCGACATGCTCCTCGACCCGGGCCGCACGCACCTCCAGCTCGTGACCGTCCTCGAGGAGATGCCGGTCACCGAGACCATCGAGAGCGCGGCGGCGCTGCGCGAGCTCGGCGTGACCCTCGGCCCGGTGGTCGTCAACCGCACGCTGACCGACGAGCTCGACGAGCCGGCGCGCAAAGCGTTCCGCGACGACCTCGAGACCCCCGACCTCGTTGCCGTGCTCGCGGGGGCGGGCCTCGATGTGTCCGAGGAGGCCGCGGCGGACCTGCGGGCACTCGCCGACCGCCACCTGGCCCGCCTCGACCTGCAGGAGCGCATGCGCGAGCAGCTGCGGGCGAAGCTCGACCTGCCGATCCTCGAGCTGCCCTACCTCTTCGCGGAGCGCTTCGAGGAGGCCGAGCTGGCCGTCCTCGCCGACCTCGTCGAGGAAGCGGTCCAGTGAGGCGTGGGGGAAGGCGTGGGGGAAGGCCATGACGAAGTCCGCGCTGGACGCGGCCCGCGGGCGGGACCTCTCGCCGGCGGTCGCCAAACGCCACGTGATCGTCTGCACGGGGTCGGGGGGGGTCGGCAAGACGACCACCGCCGCGGCGCTCGCGCTCGGCGCCGCGCGCGCAGGCAGGCGCACCATCGTGCTCACGATCGACCCGGCGCACCGTCTCGCCCAGTCGCTCGGGCTGCACGCCCTGGACAACACCCCCCGTGCCGTGCGGGGGGTGGAGGGCCTCGACGCGATGATGCTCGACATGCGCCAGACCTTCGACGAGGTGATCGACCGCCACGCGCCGAGCCTCGCCCGAGCGGAGGCGATCCGGTCGAACCGCTTCTACAAGCAGCTGTCCGAGTCGCTCGCGGGCACGCAGGAGTACATGGCGATGGAGAAGCTCTACGACCTCCACGAGTCGGGGCGCTACGACTGCATCGTCATCGACACCCCGCCGACCCGCAACGCCCTCGACTTCCTCGACGCCCCGAAGCGCCTCACCGACTTCCTCGAGGGTCGGTTCCTCAAGACGTTCCTCGCGCCCGGCCTGCGCGCCGGCAAGGCCTTCGGGCGCGCCGCGACGTGGGGCACCGGGATGTTCATGAAGGCGGCGTCGCGGCTGACCGGCGCGGAGGTGCTCCACGACCTCGCCGACTTCTTCCACTCCTTCGAGGGGATGTACACCGGCTTCAAGGACCGCGCCCAGGCGGTCTACAAGCTCCTGCAGAGCCCCTCGTCGGCGTTCGTCGTCGTCGCCACCCCCGAGACGCCGGCGCTTCGCGAGGCGCGCTACTTCCTCCAACGCCTCGCGCAGGACGGCATGCCGACCGCCGGCGTCGTGGTGAACCGCACGACGCCCCCGGCCGACGACAGCCTCGCGCTGCCGGACAGGGCGGCGGCCGAGGCGGCCATCGCGCGCCTCGGCGACGGCGGCCCGGAGGAGCGCGCCGCCGCCGCGCTGCTCCGTCTGCACGTCCAGCGCCGCGACGTCGCCTCGCGCCAGCGGCGTACGGTCGCTGCCGCGCTGCACGGCGTTGACCCTCGCGCCCTCGTCGAGGTGCCCCTGCTCGGGAGCGACGTCAACGACGTCGACGGGCTGACGGCACTCGGCCGCTGGCTGTACGGCGCCGCCGACGCCGCCTGAGGACGCCACGCCACGCGGCCGGGTACTATCCCTGGCCGTAGCGGTTGCGCAGGACCGAGGGTTTCCGTAAGCCGCTGTCGGCCATGCCCCGATCGTCATCGCCCACGAGCGACGTCACCGCGCAGCGGATGACGGGCCCCTCTGACTGGGGCCCGCTCGCGCTGCGCCTGGTCCTGCTCGGGGTGAGCATCGGCGGCGCCGCGATGCTGCTCGCGGCGAGCCTGGCCCCGACGGCGAGTCTCGCCGGTGGACTGCTCGACGTGGTGGACGGTCAGCTGATGGCGCAGATCCCCCCGCTGCCCGACGACCTCGGGGAGGCCGCCGAGCGCAGCGTGATCTACGACCGCAACGGCGGCGAGATCGCCGTGCTGCGGGCGGTGAACCGCCGCATCGTCGGGCTCGACGAGGTGCCGGCGCACGTGCGCGAGGCCGTGGTCGCGACCGAGGACGCGCAGTTCAGCGAGCACCACGGCGTGAACTGGCGCGCGATCGCCCGCGCCTTGGCCGGCAACGTCACCGCCGGCGACATCACCAGCGGCGCGT from Egibacteraceae bacterium encodes:
- a CDS encoding SPFH domain-containing protein; this translates as MELDGIVLFVAVLAALLLAVAVAAIKIVQEYERGVIFRLGKVLQGAKGPGLFFIVPIIDKMVKVNLQTVTVNVPSQEVITRDNVTVRVDAVAYFNVVEPVKAVVAIQNYMFGTSQVCQTTLRSVCGTAELDELLAERERLNSQIQQIVDELTEPWGVKVTLVEIKDVNLGSDIQRAMARQAEAERDRRAKIISAEGEFQAAQKLHEAAQVMASEPIAYQLRVLQTMNAVAAENNSTLVLPIPMELLMGFRGASQGARQE
- a CDS encoding NfeD family protein, whose product is MVPRALARRLPLRAAGVVLLLAGLLLGLLSAAAGAQDPRSTVEIAEVEGPLDRPVAAFLTDVITRAEASGVDAVVITLDSPGGLRVSGGELADRIAGSAVPVVVWVGPPGAVAAGAAAVVAEAAHVLALAPGSTIGPSEPADLHDGAPSGEALTVTAEGLDVDLRAPPGARVVTESVALDEGAAAIVAPRLEDVLSELDGLTVTVRGAPRNLDIDPQAATVRFTNLGLGRRVLHGLADPSLAYVLLLGGALALAFEIFQPGFGVAGVSGMALAGFGLYGVVALPVAWWAFALVVAGLVLLAADLAIGSLGILTAAGAVALGVGSWNLFAGPDLVTLPGWLALLGVASAVVFFVPVMTMVLRAQSSQAMAGADRVVGKSGVVRSMLNPEGHVFVDGALWRARAPEAAGRVKTGTPVRVIGLNDRLTLDVELVDSPQEAAR
- a CDS encoding ArsA-related P-loop ATPase produces the protein MEVSNLLDPRVLIVTGKGGVGKSSVAAVLALAGSRTGRRTCLVEVEGRQTMSRLFSTQPWDFQEREFRPGLFGMSIDPEASLLEYLEMFYGARRLSKLVVGSTAVEFATTAAPGIKDVLLIGKVKEMERRRDDDGRFHYDLIVVDAPPTGRIVNFLRAPDATTELVHVGPIRNQAQSVVDMLLDPGRTHLQLVTVLEEMPVTETIESAAALRELGVTLGPVVVNRTLTDELDEPARKAFRDDLETPDLVAVLAGAGLDVSEEAAADLRALADRHLARLDLQERMREQLRAKLDLPILELPYLFAERFEEAELAVLADLVEEAVQ
- a CDS encoding ArsA-related P-loop ATPase, whose translation is MTKSALDAARGRDLSPAVAKRHVIVCTGSGGVGKTTTAAALALGAARAGRRTIVLTIDPAHRLAQSLGLHALDNTPRAVRGVEGLDAMMLDMRQTFDEVIDRHAPSLARAEAIRSNRFYKQLSESLAGTQEYMAMEKLYDLHESGRYDCIVIDTPPTRNALDFLDAPKRLTDFLEGRFLKTFLAPGLRAGKAFGRAATWGTGMFMKAASRLTGAEVLHDLADFFHSFEGMYTGFKDRAQAVYKLLQSPSSAFVVVATPETPALREARYFLQRLAQDGMPTAGVVVNRTTPPADDSLALPDRAAAEAAIARLGDGGPEERAAAALLRLHVQRRDVASRQRRTVAAALHGVDPRALVEVPLLGSDVNDVDGLTALGRWLYGAADAA